The Huiozyma naganishii CBS 8797 chromosome 3, complete genome genome contains a region encoding:
- the TFC4 gene encoding transcription factor TFIIIC subunit TFC4 (similar to Saccharomyces cerevisiae TFC4 (YGR047C); ancestral locus Anc_1.88) — translation MVRKAIGDAEDISAGEDESLYENLDHLKDLIHSGDERSERDEDEGSIDDEGHDSMADKITPSDLDSDEEYRDDALLAEFSDYGEVSDDNDNDDEQDFMDAIREANNFKVKKRRGKGAKKEKAPKRERPVDPEIAQLLSEANEAFVRSDLPVAERLFNEVIKKDPRNFAAYETLGDIYQLQGRLNDCCNSWFLAAHINSSDIEFWKVVAILSADLEHYRQAIYCFSRVINLNKQDWETVYRRATLYKKIGQTGKALEGFQKIYASNPYDANILRELAVLNVDYDRPETAVELYMNVFKDNVKRRKAIIDAFENAVGSSDEDNDTSDDEEDEDDEEDLDQNAEDETRLEEMRLYPGINWRRINRKFQCIPFDWSSLNIVAELLLKIPGRVIESINTIKMCARWIEHREFQTFWDNAVDDTEFDDRRLKNSRYDSLSDEEKEKSYTLPIDIRIRLGLLRLENENILEALNHFQFLYDENFAEVSDLNYEVGLALTKAEKCKEAIDFFIPLLSLAEFCKIELYENLGKCYKETEDYELAREFYAKVVELDPGSLEHKLNLAEIHYYLGNTDIFRVMLKEVKEARKKQEEELYKKLENPLADRTEEKETRKGKEMEPEEEFDEENTGPKDISTKPLLEDSMFRQFHGKRKKTPQDIEREKVERERKITLKVVDKFLKLKDYEDAFVLGDMKGINKWIDIVSDLVDVFSSVKNFFVRSRSKKFVGIIRRTKKFNTILDYQLERLSKLSDGDSLSDGMPVMEERVTLTSTTELRGLSYGQWFELFMELALTLTKYHNVQDGLSVIDTAQEVNVFCQDPSRVKMMKFVKLAIILQMDEEEELAEHLRNLLNQFQFNRKVFQLFMYSLSKGECAFNILSSTVQQKFFLRQVKAFDSCRYGTHVNGQASITNKKVVNPDKKGSPYLHYIYAVLLYSSRGYLSALQYLSLLEEEIPDDPMVNLLMGLSHLQRSTQRLTASRHFQVLHALRYLYRYHDIRSGSYTELEKQEADYNIGRAFHLIGLVSTAVAYYTKVLENYEDDQLKKHAAYNCIIIYQESGNSQLANSIMAKYLSV, via the coding sequence ATGGTGAGAAAGGCAATTGGGGATGCGGAAGATATCTCCGCAGGCGAGGACGAATCTCTTTATGAAAATTTGGACCATTTGAAAGACTTGATCCATAGCGGGGATGAACGATCAGAGAGGGATGAAGACGAAGGGAGCATAGATGATGAAGGCCATGATAGTATGGCTGATAAAATTACACCCAGTGACCTTGACTCTGATGAAGAATACAGAGATGATGCGTTGCTGGCCGAGTTTTCCGACTACGGGGAAGTTTCAGATGACAATGACAATGATGACGAACAGGATTTCATGGATGCGATAAGGGAAGccaacaacttcaaagttaAGAAGAGAAGGGGCAAAGGTGCgaaaaaagagaaggcACCGAAGAGGGAGCGACCCGTAGATCCTGAGATTGCCCAGTTGCTATCTGAAGCGAATGAAGCGTTTGTGCGAAGCGATTTACCTGTAGCAGAGAGATTGTTTAATGAGGTCATCAAGAAAGATCCGAGAAACTTTGCCGCGTACGAAACACTAGGTGATATCTACCAGCTGCAAGGTCGCCTGAACGATTGCTGTAACTCTTGGTTTTTGGCCGCACATATCAACTCCTCCGACATAgagttttggaaagtggTTGCCATATTGTCTGCAGATTTGGAGCATTACAGACAAGCAATATACTGTTTCTCTCGTGTTATTAATTTGAATAAACAGGACTGGGAGACAGTATACCGCAGAGCAACgctgtacaagaaaattGGACAGACCGGAAAAGCACTGGAAGGGTTTCAGAAAATATACGCGAGCAATCCATACGATGCTAATATCTTACGAGAACTGGCTGTACTGAATGTTGATTACGACAGACCGGAGACTGCCGTTGAGCTGTATATGAACGTTTTCAAGGACAATGTGAAACGGCGTAAGGCGATTATTGATGCGTTTGAAAACGCCGTAGGCTCCTCAGATGAAGACAACGACACAtccgacgacgaagaagacgaagacgacgaagaagattTGGATCAAAATGCAGAGGACGAAACGAGATTGGAGGAGATGAGACTGTACCCAGGCATCAATTGGAGAAGAATCAATAGGAAGTTTCAATGTATTCCCTTCGACTGGTCCTCACTAAACATTGTAGCCGAGTTACTATTGAAAATCCCGGGAAGAGTCATTGAAAGTATCAACACTATCAAGATGTGTGCTCGCTGGATTGAACATCGTGAATTTCAGACGTTCTGGGACAATGCAGTAGATGACACCGAGTTCGACGACAGAAGACTGAAAAATAGTAGGTACGACTCGTTATCCGAtgaggaaaaggaaaaatcATACACTCTGCCAATTGATATTCGGATACGATTAGGGCTTTTAAGActtgaaaacgaaaatatCCTTGAAGCACTGAATCATTTCCAATTCCTCTACGACGAAAATTTTGCAGAGGTATCAGACTTGAACTATGAAGTTGGGTTAGCACTGACTAAAGCCGAAAAATGTAAAGAAGCCattgatttcttcattcCTTTGTTGTCACTAGCCGAATTCTGCAAGATTGAACTATATGAAAATTTGGGGAAGTGCTATAAAGAGACGGAAGATTACGAATTGGCCAGAGAATTCTATGCGAAGGTAGTGGAGCTGGACCCTGGATCCTTAGAGCATAAATTGAATTTGGCAGAAATACACTATTATTTGGGTAACACGGATATCTTCAGAGTGATGCTGAAGGAAGTCAAAGAGGCAAGAAAGAAGCAAGAGGAAGAATTGTACAAAAAGCTGGAAAATCCGCTGGCTGACCGtacagaagaaaaggagaCGAGAAAAGGAAAGGAAATGGAGCCGGAAGAAGAGTTTGATGAGGAGAACACAGGCCCAAAAGATATATCAACAAAACCGCTACTGGAGGACAGTATGTTCAGGCAGTTTCACggaaagaggaagaaaacgCCCCAGGACATTGAACGTGAAAAGGTGGAACGTGAAAGAAAgatcactttgaaagttgttGACAAATTCTTGAAGTTAAAAGACTACGAGGATGCGTTTGTATTAGGTGATATGAAAGGGATAAACAAATGGATTGATATTGTTTCGGATCTGGTGGACGTTTTCTCTTCCGTTAAGAACTTCTTCGTTCGCAGCCGTTCCAAAAAGTTTGTTGGAATAATAAGACGGACAAAGAAATTCAATACAATCCTAGACTACCAATTGGAAAGACTTTCCAAATTATCCGATGGTGACAGCTTGTCTGACGGTATGCCAGTAATGGAAGAAAGAGTTACGCTTACCTCAACTACAGAATTGCGGGGTTTATCGTATGGCCAGTGGTTCGAACTGTTTATGGAGCTCGCGCTAACACTTACAAAATATCACAACGTTCAAGACGGGTTGAGTGTCATTGATACAGCCCAAGAAGTAAACGTATTTTGCCAAGACCCAAGTAGAGTTAAGATGATGAAATTTGTGAAATTAGCCATTATCTTGCAGATggatgaagaggaggagctGGCCGAGCATTTGAGAAACTTGCTAAACCaattccaattcaacaGGAAAGTATTTCAGCTGTTCATGTACAGTCTTTCAAAGGGTGAGTGTGCCTTTAACATCCTTAGTTCGACTGTTCAACAGAAATTCTTTTTGAGGCAGGTTAAAGCTTTTGATAGTTGTCGCTATGGTACACACGTCAATGGACAGGCATCCATTACAAATAAGAAAGTGGTCAACCCTGATAAAAAGGGGTCGCCGTACCTTCACTATATCTACGCAGTTCTCCTGTATTCCAGTAGAGGGTACCTATCTGCCTTACAATACTTGTCCTTGTTAGAAGAGGAGATTCCAGACGACCCCATGGTCAATTTGTTGATGGGTCTTTCCCACTTACAGCGATCCACGCAGAGACTAACAGCCTCCAGGCACTTCCAAGTCCTTCATGCTCTAAGATACCTTTACCGATATCACGACATCAGGAGCGGATCCTACACAGAACTAGAAAAACAGGAAGCAGACTACAACATTGGCCGAGCTTTCCATTTGATTGGACTAGTTTCCACGGCAGTAGCGTATTACACTAAAGTGTTAGAAAATTATGAGGATGACCAGTTAAAGAAACATGCTGCGTACAATTGTATTATAATTTATCAAGAAAGCGGTAACTCTCAGCTTGCAAACAGTATAATGGCCAAATACTTGAGTGTATAG
- the FUS1 gene encoding Fus1p (similar to Saccharomyces cerevisiae FUS1 (YCL027W); ancestral locus Anc_1.48), whose protein sequence is MTTIYRTIWATKPDSTSLLKPSSVSEHYTTVLSGTVSSNDINNVYNTRNALSSIQNTPRLSSVALLSSNSAARLLTSLSTSTVRVSTTVSNTVDHTLSAKPNLAFSELSNVTKTGSARTIGLSIGLPIGIFCFSLLVFLIYFYFFKNPILSSNRPVSPDFFHKEKKEERIPLYNPFNQPKGGGPSHDEIKNEKFAAGQFGGLEKDACNYSIKYNISRPIKEHILTPKVALHPSSKELNDIDKYLYEQPPNIYRVDSKLPPLDHSREITNVGKHQKDASDDRWKYNSPLSKWFLRGSTYFKDKNISGLSLADSVTNLTPTLHLKQLNILRKNKEGYAAEANVLNVDETSPILTTKHPNYTDTLEKGSTPTEAHVSIVKSPIIERQRRVPSLIYGEVSPQFLDEFEDNNPVSLEHAPAKVHRKKKSTERFKQKLQEKKLPQLPATDEKPQLQIGHVYQVANDYAPHLTDEIWVQKGEFVRILVVHNDGWCLVEKCARDGTSKSVLDLMSSDGGSKNRKYLNDDRGIVPADCLAELDG, encoded by the coding sequence ATGACGACTATTTACAGAACAATTTGGGCTACCAAACCAGATTCAACTTCGTTGTTGAAGCCGAGTAGTGTATCCGAGCATTATACTACCGTTTTATCCGGCACGGTGAGTAGCAATGATATAAATAACGTTTACAATACGCGAAATGCGCTCTCTTCTATTCAAAACACCCCAAGATTAAGTTCAGTGGCTTTGCTTAGTTCCAATTCGGCAGCAAGGTTATTGACCAGTCTCAGTACAAGTACGGTGCGTGTATCCACCACAGTTTCGAACACAGTAGATCATACTCTGTCCGCTAAACCGAATCTGGCATTCTCCGAACTCTCAAATGTGACCAAAACAGGATCAGCCAGAACAATAGGACTATCAATAGGTCTACCAATTGGcatattttgtttttccttGCTGGTCTTCCTAATATACttttacttcttcaagaacccCATATTATCATCTAACCGACCAGTCTCACCAGACTTTTTCCAtaaggaaaagaaagaagaaagaatcCCTCTTTATAACCCATTCAACCAACCTAAAGGGGGAGGACCTAGTCATGATGAAATCAAGAACGAAAAATTTGCAGCTGGACAGTTTGGGGGTCTCGAGAAAGACGCCTGCAATTATAGCATTAAATACAACATATCCAGGCCCATTAAGGAACATATTCTAACTCCCAAAGTGGCACTGCAtccatcttccaaagaacTCAATGATATAGACAAATATTTGTACGAACAGCCGCCCAATATCTACCGTGTCGATTCCAAACTTCCACCCTTAGATCACTCAAGAGAAATCACCAATGTGGGAAAACACCAAAAGGATGCCTCTGATGACAGATGGAAGTATAACTCGCCATTGAGTAAATGGTTTTTGAGAGGATCTACTTATTTCAAGGACAAAAACATCAGCGGCTTAAGTCTCGCCGATTCTGTGACAAATTTGACACCAACGCTACATTTGAAACAACTCAACATATTGCGGAAGAACAAGGAGGGTTACGCCGCTGAGGCCAATGTGTTAAATGTGGATGAGACGTCGCCCATACTGACCACAAAACATCCAAACTATACGGACACGCTTGAAAAGGGGTCTACGCCGACAGAAGCGCATGTTTCGATTGTTAAATCACCTATTATAGAACGACAACGTCGGGTACCCAGTCTGATATACGGTGAGGTCAGCCCCCAATTTCTTGACGAGTTTGAGGACAACAACCCGGTTAGTCTGGAACACGCACCGGCGAAAGTTCAtaggaagaaaaaaagtacaGAGCGCTTCAAACAGAAATTGCAGGAGAAGAAGCTGCCGCAGCTGCCTGCAACGGACGAGAAACCACAGTTACAAATCGGACATGTGTATCAAGTAGCGAACGATTATGCGCCGCACCTTACGGACGAGATTTGGGTTCAAAAGGGTGAGTTTGTTAGAATTCTCGTGGTGCATAACGACGGCTGGTGTCTTGTGGAGAAATGCGCTCGGGACGGTACGTCCAAATCGGTACTGGACCTGATGTCGAGTGACGGTGGTAGTAAAAATCGGAAGTATTTGAATGACGACAGAGGTATAGTTCCAGCGGACTGTCTTGCAGAATTGGACGGTTGA
- the KNAG0C00570 gene encoding nitroreductase family protein (similar to Saccharomyces cerevisiae HBN1 (YCL026C-B)), whose product MSSQTVANFLKVIATRRTIYKLQPQLPAGVTTKDIQAVVEAIIKDTPTAFNSQVNRAIILTGESHKKVWDAVTNGIDAEAGKLRPASARDEAFGSIIFFTDDKTTEKLQADFPAWAAAFPQFADHSSGAAQITSWDALEVLGLGAHLQHYNPLVRAALPADVPKGWSVHSQLVFGLPAEAAGEKTFIDNKVQIFQ is encoded by the coding sequence ATGAGCTCCCAAACTGTCgccaacttcttgaaggttATTGCCACCAGAAGAACCATCTACAAGCTGCAACCACAATTGCCAGCCGGTGTCACCACCAAGGACATCCAGGCCGTCGTCGAGGCTATCATTAAAGACACCCCAACTGCCTTTAACTCCCAGGTCAACCGTGCCATTATCCTAACCGGTGAGAGCCACAAGAAAGTCTGGGACGCCGTCACCAACGGTATCGACGCTGAGGCCGGGAAGTTGAGACCAGCCTCCGCCAGAGACGAAGCCTTCGGTtccatcatcttcttcaccgACGACAAGACCACCGAGAAGTTGCAAGCCGACTTCCCAGCCTGGGCCGCCGCTTTCCCACAATTCGCCGACCACAGTTCTGGTGCTGCCCAGATCACCTCCTGGGACGCCTTGGAAGTCTTGGGTCTAGGTGCTCACTTGCAGCATTACAACCCATTGGTCAGAGCCGCTCTGCCAGCAGACGTTCCAAAGGGTTGGTCCGTCCACTCCCAATTGGTCTTCGGTCTACCAGCTGAAGCCGCCGGTGAAAAGACTTTCATCGACAACAAGGTCCAAATCTTCCAGTAA
- the KNAG0C00580 gene encoding uncharacterized protein (similar to Saccharomyces cerevisiae FRM2 (YCL026C-A); ancestral locus Anc_1.49) — protein MSSTQNFLDVISNRRTIYDLKPELPNGAPVGTIQHVVHTIVKETPTAFNSQVNRAVILLGDAHKKVWEHVAAAMPTPNAKARPLACQNEAYGCVVFLTDDKTTADLQAQFPSFAGAFPSHADTSSGAVQIEAWAALESLGCGCNLQHYNALVREALPADVPKGWSVHSQLVFGLPVKAAPAKTYIDNEVRIYT, from the coding sequence ATGTCCTCCACGCAAAACTTTCTAGATGTCATCTCCAACAGAAGAACCATCTACGACTTGAAGCCAGAGCTACCCAATGGAGCCCCCGTCGGCACAATCCAGCACGTCGTCCACACCATTGTCAAGGAAACGCCAACCGCTTTCAACTCTCAGGTGAACCGTGCAGTCATCCTATTGGGCGACGCCCACAAGAAGGTCTGGGAACACGTTGCCGCCGCGATGCCCACACCAAACGCCAAGGCGAGACCATTGGCCTGCCAGAACGAGGCCTACGGGTGTGTCGTCTTCCTCACTGACGACAAGACCACCGCGGACCTACAGGCGCAATTCCCTTCCTTTGCGGGCGCCTTCCCATCCCACGCGGACACTTCCTCCGGTGCCGTCCAGATCGAGGCTTGGGCCGCCCTAGAGTCCCTCGGTTGCGGTTGCAACCTGCAACATTACAACGCCCTTGTCAGAGAGGCTTTGCCCGCAGACGTCCCCAAGGGCTGGTCCGTACATTCGCAGTTGGTATTCGGGTTGCCCGTAAAAGCCGCCCCCGCCAAGACCTACATCGACAATGAGGTCAGGATCTACACATAA
- the AGP1 gene encoding amino acid transporter AGP1 (similar to Saccharomyces cerevisiae AGP1 (YCL025C) and GNP1 (YDR508C); ancestral locus Anc_1.50), which produces MPSSSDLENSNYELKEVNKKQDYNVSTEQENEIEYFETLKGKNAATTREEEYDFTTDSTSGRKRHGVKGYFRDFIDSFKPAENPQPHTNLDMELVGVTSETIEQHKKDEGDTGDKLKKTIQPRHVILISLGTGIGTGLLVGNGATLAQAGPAGLVIGYGIMGSLIYCIIQACGEMAVNYLTLVGGFNAYPTFLIDPGFSFATAWVYCLQWLCVCPLELVTASMTIKYWTTKVDPDVFVIIFYVFILGINILGGARGYAEAEFIFNSCKILMMIGFFILGIIIICGGAGTDGYIGGRYWHDPGAFRGERAVDRFKGVVATLVTAAFSFGQSEFIAVTASEQSNPRRAIPSAAKKIIYRALCIYLASIILLGFLVPYNSSQLLGAQSNGIKASPYVLAVANHGVRVVPHFINAVIIISVLSVSNSAFYSSPRMLLTLSQQGFAPKIFSYVDRAGRPTMGIIVASLFAVIAFCATSPKEDQVFTWLLAVSGLSQIFTWMSICLSHLRFRRAMTVQGRSLGECGFLSQVGIYGSAYSFFVLALILVGQFWVALKPVGSKKVDANSFFENYLAAPIWIALYIGYKCYTKDWRLYIKSQDIDLVAHRQIYDEDILRQEREEETERLKNGPYWKRAYSFWC; this is translated from the coding sequence ATGCCGAGCTCGTCAGATCTCGAAAACTCGAACTACGAGTTGAAAGAGGTCAATAAGAAACAGGACTACAACGTCTCCACGGAACAAGAGAACGAAATCGAGTACTTCGAGACTCTCAAGGGTAAGAATGCAGCGACCACAAGAGAGGAAGAGTACGATTTCACCACGGATTCCACTTCGGGTCGCAAGAGACACGGCGTCAAGGGTTACTTCCGTGATTTCATAGACTCCTTCAAGCCAGCGGAGAACCCTCAGCCACACACGAATCTGGATATGGAACTCGTTGGTGTCACCTCGGAGACTATAGAACAACATAAGAAGGACGAAGGTGACACAGGTGAtaaattgaagaagactaTCCAGCCGCGCCACGTCATCCTCATTTCTTTGGGGACCGGGATCGGTACAGGGCTGCTTGTCGGGAACGGTGCGACACTGGCACAGGCGGGGCCCGCAGGGTTGGTCATCGGGTACGGTATCATGGGGTCCCTCATCTACTGTATCATTCAGGCGTGTGGGGAAATGGCAGTCAATTACTTGACTCTCGTCGGTGGGTTCAACGCGTACCCTACTTTCTTAATCGACCCTGGGTTCAGTTTCGCCACGGCGTGGGTCTACTGTCTACAGTGGCTGTGTGTCTGCCCCTTGGAACTGGTTACCGCATCGATGACTATCAAGTACTGGACTACGAAAGTGGATCCAGACGTGTTCGTCATCATATTCTACGTGTTCATCTTGGGGATCAATATCCTGGGTGGTGCAAGAGGTTACGCGGAGGCCGAGTTCATCTTTAACTCGTGCAAGATTCTTATGATGATAGGGTTTTTCATCCTGGGGATCATTATCATCTGTGGTGGTGCGGGGACAGACGGTTACATTGGTGGGAGATACTGGCATGATCCAGGTGCATTCAGAGGTGAAAGAGCCGTGGATAGATTTAAAGGTGTTGTCGCGACTTTGGTCACTGCAGCTTTCTCCTTCGGGCAATCCGAGTTCATCGCCGTCACAGCTTCGGAACAATCAAACCCAAGGAGAGCTATCCCCTCCGCGGCAAAGAAAATTATCTACAGAGCACTGTGCATCTACCTTGCATCCATCATCTTGCTCGGGTTTTTGGTCCCTTACAACTCCTCACAGTTGCTAGGTGCCCAATCGAACGGTATTAAGGCATCCCCATACGTCTTGGCGGTCGCCAATCACGGTGTTAGAGTCGTCCCCCATTTCATCAACGCGGTGATCATCATTTCAGTGCTGTCCGTGTCCAATTCCGCGTTTTACTCCTCCCCACGTATGCTGTTGACTCTATCGCAACAAGGGTTTGCTCCGAAGATCTTCTCCTACGTCGACAGAGCGGGGAGACCCACCATGGGTATCATTGTGGCATCACTGTTCGCCGTCATCGCTTTCTGTGCGACTTCTCCAAAGGAGGACCAAGTGTTTACGTGGCTATTGGCCGTTTCCGGTCTATCCCAAATCTTCACCTGGATGTCCATTTGTCTGTCTCACTTGAGGTTCAGAAGAGCAATGACCGTCCAAGGGAGGTCCTTGGGAGAGTGTGGGTTCCTGTCGCAAGTGGGGATCTATGGGTCTGCATACTCATTCTTTGTCCTCGCTTTGATCCTGGTTGGTCAATTCTGGGTCGCTTTGAAACCCGTTGGTAGCAAGAAAGTAGACGCTAATTCattcttcgagaactaCTTGGCGGCTCCTATCTGGATAGCCCTGTATATCGGCTACAAATGTTATACGAAGGACTGGAGACTATACATTAAGTCTCAAGACATTGATCTGGTTGCGCATAGACAAATATACGATGAGGATATTTTAAGAcaggaaagagaagaggagaCAGAAAGGTTGAAGAACGGTCCATACTGGAAAAGGGCATACTCGTTCTGGTGCTAA
- the KNAG0C00600 gene encoding uncharacterized protein, which produces MWKAPRKSVSFFGALASCAENAGGCSGGLFRKTGNNGFHVTVTGPPVSGCRCSGCLPLLRVFLGPAVFPLRATRPFPLREITRSRETAQAADPAPPSQATCHCKIGRQCRLGYVLQFPFCNRTASEAPLRNGSTSAAPVYCGSFSPFLGSLHTPPSLPSPPRNSSFGYSNWCEYIYI; this is translated from the coding sequence ATGTGGAAGGCACCAAGAAAGAgcgtttctttttttggggCCCTGGCGTCTTGCGCGGAGAACGCCGGGGGTTGTTCCGGAGGGTTGTTCCGAAAGACGGGTAACAACGGTTTCCACGTGACAGTCACGGGACCTCCGGTGTCTGGGTGCCGGTGCTCTGGTTGCCTGCCGTTGCTGCGCGTGTTTCTGGGGCCCGCCGTATTCCCGCTTCGGGCCACACGACCTTTTCCCCTTCGGGAAATAACACGCTCTCGCGAGACGGCACAGGCAGCAGACCCCGCTCCTCCCTCGCAGGCCACCTGTCACTGCAAGATAGGTCGACAATGCCGGCTGGGGTACGTCTTACAGTTTCCCTTCTGCAACAGAACGGCTTCCGAGGCCCCTCTCCGAAATGGTTCAACTTCGGCTGCTCCCGTCTACTGTGGATCTTTTAGCCCCTTTCTTGGTAGTCTCCATACCCCCCCCTCCCTCCCCTCCCCGCCTCGGAACAGCTCGTTTGGTTACAGCAATTGGTGtgagtatatatatatatag
- the KNAG0C00610 gene encoding uncharacterized protein (similar to Saccharomyces cerevisiae PSP1 (YDR505C) and YLR177W; ancestral locus Anc_1.55) yields MGSIDLQPINSTASLSDNVELKNYYENLLFKNGSGKSLTDLPRKLNGAAKNDGAETTPLRSVDFISGFERRGSSSAAGDTHNVFSNFPSSLNQGDYSSKLGSTPRRQSIFNTAPIQENVESSYVSQNPSAQPMAMSPPLGFGSASLFAAERRSSYISDALIHGNNEGPTSPNTSVTSFSPPAYTGMFNPLYTGNNSTGYLQQPANPYSTVRGNTTTTAPTNNNNNSQYGYLNYVSGGGAVSLSPPQQQQQQQRNLSLPAAQQEHSFANNGLRVLPGNKVSSSKELRELYRDSGNNYFSSQQVYSFVDGVNGVLSGTAKRTDPLTKRMTNFLNFLKSSNLNYNPQSDAFISKKNRRSSVPCTSSSNNANTSAYLHYKPLALVSLKNGKLELLSTAQNSNMQMCRGDLVIIDGDRGKDLALVVDPSINLNLALMVNFLKKKIHFDSLITNRRQHYPNEKFIKALMDSTNGIADELNPKLYDVIELLQLVIPSKQVLRFATPFEVSSNLHSKFQDELKALHIAQLKLKSLNSGLMQHDPLLGGSKLNIKILNAEFQFDRKKLTFYYICEERNDFRELIKELFKFYKTRIWLCAIPNNLDVDGKYYDNQQLELKMYQDMMAHYVTDDLNDMNLQQQQYQQEHGGQIGGFIVAPPLNKLKLDNFQLGVYKELVTKLFS; encoded by the coding sequence ATGGGGTCTATAGACTTGCAGCCGATAAACAGCACGGCCTCTTTGTCGGATAACGttgagttgaagaactacTATGAGAAcctgctgttcaagaacgGCAGTGGGAAATCGTTGACCGATTTGCCCAGGAAACTGAACGGGGCAGCGAAGAATGACGGCGCGGAGACAACACCCTTGAGAAGTGTCGATTTTATCAGTGGGTTTGAAAGACGCGGGAGTAGCAGTGCCGCGGGGGATACCCACAACGTGTTCAGTAACTTCCCCAGCTCGTTGAATCAAGGTGACTACAGCAGCAAGCTGGGGAGCACCCCTAGAAGGCAGTCGATATTCAACACGGCGCCAATCCAGGAAAACGTCGAGTCCTCTTACGTCTCGCAGAACCCGTCCGCACAACCCATGGCAATGAGTCCGCCATTGGGGTTCGGGTCAGCGAGCTTGTTCGCCGCGGAGAGAAGGTCGTCTTATATCTCAGATGCACTGATCCACGGGAACAACGAGGGACCCACAAGTCCAAACACGTCGGTGACAAGTTTCTCTCCACCAGCGTACACGGGGATGTTCAACCCCTTGTACACAGGTAACAACTCCACTGGGTACCTACAACAACCGGCAAACCCGTACAGCACCGTAAGGggcaacaccaccaccacggCCCCAACtaataataacaataacTCACAGTACGGGTACTTGAACTATGTCAGTGGTGGTGGCGCGGTCTCCCTGTCGCCAccgcaacaacaacagcagcagcaacggAACTTGTCCCTCCCAGCTGCGCAACAAGAACACTCGTTTGCAAACAACGGGTTGCGTGTTCTGCCAGGTAATAAAGTTAGCTCCTCGAAGGAGTTAAGGGAGCTGTATAGGGACTCCGGCAATAACTACTTCTCCAGCCAGCAAGTGTACAGTTTTGTCGATGGAGTCAATGGGGTACTCTCAGGGACAGCGAAACGGACAGACCCGTTGACCAAAAGGATGACCAATTTCctcaacttcttgaagagttCTAACCTCAATTACAACCCGCAGTCCGACGCGTTCatttcgaagaagaacagaaggTCCAGTGTTCCATGCACATCTTCGTCGAACAACGCAAACACATCCGCGTACTTACATTACAAACCACTCGCTTTGGTGTCCCTAAAGAACGGGAAACTGGAGTTGCTGTCAACGGCACAGAATTCCAATATGCAGATGTGTCGGGGTGATCTCGTGATCATCGACGGGGACAGGGGTAAAGATCTTGCCCTTGTGGTGGATCCCAGTATCAATTTGAACCTTGCCCTGATGGtcaactttttgaagaagaagatccaTTTTGACTCCTTGATAACGAACAGAAGACAGCACTACCCTAACGAGAAGTTCATCAAGGCTCTTATGGACTCTACAAACGGTATCGCGGACGAGTTGAACCCGAAATTGTACGACGTTATCGAATTGTTACAACTGGTGATCCCCTCCAAGCAGGTTCTAAGGTTTGCTACCCCTTTCGAGGTAAGTAGCAACTTGCACAGCAAGTTTCAGGATGAGTTGAAGGCACTGCACATTGCACAATTGAAACTGAAGTCCCTGAACAGCGGGCTGATGCAGCACGACCCATTGTTAGGCGGTTCCAAACTGAACATTAAGATTTTGAACGCTGAATTCCAATTCGACCGCAAGAAACTCACTTTCTACTACATCTGTGAGGAGAGGAACGATTTCAGGGAGTTGatcaaagaactgttcaagttcTACAAGACACGGATATGGCTGTGCGCCATACCGAACAACCTCGACGTGGACGGGAAGTACTACGATAACCAGCAGCTGGAATTGAAGATGTACCAGGACATGATGGCGCACTACGTGACTGACGATTTGAACGACATGaaccttcaacaacaacagtaccaGCAGGAGCATGGTGGTCAGATTGGCGGGTTCATTGTTGCTCCacctttgaacaagttgaaactGGACAACTTCCAACTGGGTGTGTACAAGGAACTTGTGACCAAGTTGTTTTCGTGA